A single region of the Vicia villosa cultivar HV-30 ecotype Madison, WI linkage group LG4, Vvil1.0, whole genome shotgun sequence genome encodes:
- the LOC131595288 gene encoding probable WRKY transcription factor 48: MEEEKREANTNPTNSSSTTTTMAFSDEIPTTTTTINNNTSLFPFQPSISTIFDTLPSSSSCDQKVSSFGFMDLLGSHDYNINSNTFLLSDWVLPTTTTTVHQPLPSPASSNVLDSSEVLNTPTSPNSTSISSSSNEATFNNNTIEQQQQQHRSKVSKNEHDAEVEEEDGNGVKENDQYQDKTKKQLKAKKKNQKKEREPRFAFMTKSEVDNLDDGYRWRKYGQKAVKNSPYPRSYYRCTTAACGVKKRVERSSDDSTIVVTTYEGQHIHPSPATSRPSLSFVNEPTSFGAGAFGGGSSTSGSQSHSHFVLPHASSLLYNTRTTNPTTNSSTTPPSLGSSGGYVNTSSFGGFVHDQEINQRGFGGSYEVLSRDNGLLQDIIIQMKKEEKDSINEQH, encoded by the exons ATGGAGGAGGAGAAGAGAGAGGCAAACACAAACCCCACCAACTCatcctccaccaccaccaccatggCATTTTCCGACGAGATTCCGACCACAACCACCACCATCAACAATAACACATCTTTATTCCCTTTTCAACCTTCCATCTCCACCATCTTTGACACGTTACCATCATCTTCCTCGTGTGACCAAAAGGTTTCCTCTTTTGGATTCATGGACTTGTTAGGTTCCCATGATTACAACATAAACAGCAACACTTTTTTGTTATCCGATTGGGTTCTTCCTACAACCACCACCACAGTCCATCAACCTCTTCCCTCGCCGGCGAGCTCCAACGTCCTGGACTCCTCCGAGGTGCTGAATACACCGACGTCGCCGAACTCAACTTCAATTTCTTCGTCGTCTAATGAAGCAACCTTTAACAACAACACcatagaacaacaacaacaacaacatagaaGTAAAGTTTCAAAAAATGAACATGATGCagaggtagaagaagaagatggaaatGGAGTCAAAGAAAATGACCAATATCAAGACAAGACAAAGAAACA gctaaaagcaaagaagaagaatcaaaagaAGGAAAGAGAACCCAGATTTGCTTTCATGACAAAGAGTGAAGTTGATAACCTAGACGATGGCTATAGATGGCGTAAGTACGGACAAAAAGCGGTTAAAAACAGTCCATATCCCAG GAGTTACTATCGTTGTACAACGGCAGCCTGCGGCGTGAAAAAGCGCGTGGAGCGTTCATCGGATGATTCCACCATTGTCGTCACTACATACGAGGGTCAACACATACATCCTTCACCTGCCACGTCACGTCCTAGCCTTAGCTTCGTTAACGAACCTACTAGCTTCGGTGCCGGTGCATTTGGTGGTGGCAGTTCAACTTCAGGTTCACAATCACACTCACACTTTGTTCTACCAcacgcttcatcattgttgtacaATACTCGTACTACTAATCCCACTACCAATTCTAGTACTACACCCCCATCACTTGGTTCTAGTGGTGGTTATGTTAACACGTCGTCGTTTGGTGGTTTTGTTCATGACCAAGAGATTAATCAGAGAGGTTTTGGAGGTTCCTATGAGGTTTTGTCAAGAGACAATGGGTTGCTTCAGGATATTATTATTCAGATGAAAAAAGAGGAGAAAGATTCAATCAATGAACAACACTAG